The region CGTAGAAGCCTGCCAGGTACTCGGGATCCGGGCAGTCCAGGGAGATCGAGGCTAGTTGCCCCACGGGTTCGGTCATGACCACACGCTACCGTCGCGCCCGTCAGCACCGATCCGTCTCATCGCCACCGTCCGCGCTGCGACTGCTGGACCGCTCATCACAAGGCAGGATGACCGACCGTGACCGCGTCATGGCGCCCGCCAGCGGCTTCGCCGGGAACAGCGGCAAGACGAGCTGCTGCCCCGCGCATGGAGGGTGCCACACCGCAGCCGATATGCTCGATTCCGACAAGTACTTGTCATTATGGAAAGTAGTTGCTTGGATGGTGCTGTCATTACGTCGTCCCCAGGAGGACCCCTTGAGCGATCACCTCACCCCCGAGCAGGCCCGCGAGCAGCTGGCCACCCTCCAGGCGCGCACCCTCGACACCTCCCGGGATCGCACGATCCATGCCAGGGCGACGGCGGTGTTCGGAGTGGTCACGGCCCTGTACATGGCCTCACAGAACATCCTGGCCGGCTGGGTCGGCCACACCGTGGGGACGGCCGTGTTCCTGGCCGCCTGGCTGGTCACGGTGTGGTGGATCGAGCGGTTGGCGCGCACCGTGCCGCGCCGGGCCAAGGCGTGGTCAAGAGCCGGGATCGCGGCCTCCTTCGTGCTCACCCTGACCGTGGTGCTGCCGTGGTTGAACCTCTCCGCCCAAACCTCCCCCAACACCTGGCCCATGGTCGCCGCCGGGGCCGCCCTCGCCGCCGGGGCCGCCCTCGCCGCCGTTCCCGCCCTGGCCGCCGCGGCCATGATCCGCTGGGGGACCAAGTGAACACCACCGAAGGACGCCACGCCCGGCACCGGCTGGACGAGCTCATCCACGCCCCGGTGCGCCTGAGCATCGTCGCGACCCTGGCCCAGGTCGACGAGGCCGAGTTCGCCCATGTGCGCGACACCGTGGAGATCTCCGACTCGGTGCTCTCCAAACAGGCCACCCAGCTCGAGGCCGCCGGCTACGTGAAGATCCGCAAAGGCTACATAGGCAAGCGCCCCCGCACCTGGCTGTCCCTCACCCCCACCGGGCGCACCGCCTACACCGACCACCTCGAGGCCCTGCGCACCATCGCCGAAGGCCGGTAGACCTCCCGCCGACCCTGTATCGGGGCCGCTCCTGCAGGAGACAGCTCCATGTGCGTACCCAGACAGGAGAATCTGACCAAGCTCCTGCCCGCTCAGCTGCCTCTTAGGCGGTGACTCCTATAGCTTCGCCGAAGTAGTAGAGATCAAGGTGCGGGTGGCGACTCCGGAGGAGAATCTGCGCAATCCATGTCGTGTGCCTGGTTGTCCTTAGCGGCCGCCTCGTTCTTCTCGATGACTTCCAGGATTGCCTGGAGCCCCTCGGGATCGACCTGGCCGAGGGCTCGGGCAGCGAAGTTGCGTACTTCCGCCCGTCGAAGGGCTCGGACCGTGGCCAGCTCCTGTTCGACCTGCTGAGGAAGCGGGCCGTCTTCCTGCACGAGGTACCGCGGGTCCACTCCGAACACCTCGCCTAGCGCTCGAAGCAGTTTCTCGTCGGGGCGCACCCGAGTGTCGGCGGTCTTGAGGTAGTGCCATTTCGTCCGTGAGATGGCCACGCCGAGGTCTTTGAGGCCTTGCTGGATCGTGGTGAAGTCGTAGGTCTGGCCAGCTTCGGTGCGCAGGGTGTCCAGCAGCAGGTTGAGCTTGTCGGCCAGGATCTGTGCTGACCGTTCCCGGTTGGCGTCCCCCACGTCTTTTCTCCTCATGTCACGATCCAGGCGTAGATGCTGCCCAAGAAGGTCAGCCCGTAGATGAAGCCTGAGATCACTTGCGGACCGGTGTGGTCCTGGAGCCGGATGCGACTCCAACACACCGCAAGTCCCACCGGGACGAACAGCAGCCCGACGACACCCCAAGATGTTGTCAGGGCAACAATCGTTCCGCCCATCATCATGCCGTGCCCGGAGATCTTCCACCACGGACTCACCACAGCGATGACCAGCCCGGCCAAAAACGTCGCCACGAGCAACGCCACGATCTCGATCGGTCCCTGCAGCAGGATCGCCGCCGCGAGATAACTAAGGACCAGCACCAGCACCCCGGCCATCACGGGCCGGCGGTGCTCCTTCACACTCACATGATGGTCAGTGAGAACTCCACGGCGCACCAACAGCAGGACTGCCGCCAGTGGAATCCCGCACACGATCAGGGCTGCGCTGATTCCCC is a window of Kocuria flava DNA encoding:
- a CDS encoding winged helix-turn-helix domain-containing protein, coding for MNTTEGRHARHRLDELIHAPVRLSIVATLAQVDEAEFAHVRDTVEISDSVLSKQATQLEAAGYVKIRKGYIGKRPRTWLSLTPTGRTAYTDHLEALRTIAEGR